Within the Citrus sinensis chloroplast, complete genome genome, the region TGAATACCCACTATGGTAGAATATTCGTGTGGAATTTTTTCAGATTTTGCGCGTGTAATACATGTTCCTTCTATTTCTCCAAGCAAAACTCTTCGCATCGCAATGCCTATTGTGTCGGCTTGACCTTTCATAAGTGGAGACAAAATAAAGCGCCCATAATAAAGACGCTTACTGTCTGCTCTTGATTCAACACACTTCCACTGTAGTGTCCGAGTAGATACTTTTACTTTCTCTCGAACCATAGTAATATTATTTGTCAGATCATTGAGTCATTTATTTCTCTTGAAATCTCTTCAATGTTTATTTCTACACCCGTCTTTTTTTAGGGGGTCTGCAACCATTGTGTGGCATAGGGGTTACATCCCGTACGAAATTTAAAAGGATACCGCTTCTACGAATAGCTCGTAATGCCGCATCTCTTCCGAGACCAGGACCCTTTATCATGACTTCTGCTCGTTGCATACCTTGATCCGCTACTGCTCGAATAGCATTTCCTGCTGCGGTTTGAGCAGCAAAAGGCGTACCTCTTCTTGTACCCCTGAATCCACAAGTACCGGCCGAGGACCAAGAAATTACCCGACCCCGGACATCTGTAACAGTCACAATGGTGTTGTTGAAACTTGCTTGAACATGAATAACGCCCTTTGGTATTCGACGTCCACTTTTACGTGAACCGATCCGTCCCGGCCTACGTGAACCACTTCGTGGTGGAGATTTTGCCATATTTGATCATTTCATAAATATAAGTCAGAGATATATGGATATATCCATTTCATGTCAAAAACCGATCTTTTATGTTGATTTGTTCATCGGTTACTTTCTAAACTTTTCGAAAGATTATCCTTGTCTTTGTTTATGTCTCGGGTTGGAACAAATTACTATAATCCGTCCCCTCCTGCGGATCAGTCGACATTTTTCACAAATTTTACGAACTGAAGCCCTTATTTTCATAATTGTTATTCCTTAAATGAATTTCGAATCTACTTATTGGAAGTTGGAAGAAAATAAGTTTCTTGAAATTTTTGAACCGCGATTTGTATCCCCCTGAAAGGAATGTTGAAAAATCACCTAATCACTCAAATCCTTTTGTGTAGTCTATATATTATTATTATATCCTCCAGTTGAATCTGAATCATAACGACTTCCTTCAATTTTGCCTCTAGCCACCGGGAGTAGATGTAGAAAAACGGGTCGCATCCCTCCTGAAACATAATCTAGAATCTTACTTCGCTCTCTAAACTATCTAAAAGAACCCGGAGCATACCTTTGGTAAGTTATTCGGTAATTAAACCTCGAGGAATCCTCCCTTTTTTTTTCTCACAACATAAAAGTAAGCTCCAAATACAATTCGGATAGCAGAATAATTACCATATATAACACAAAATTTCTCCACCGATTCTTTCCAGTCGAGCCGCTCGGTCTGTCATTATACCCCGAGAAGTAGAGAGAATTACAATCCCCATCCCATCTAAAATTCTAGGAATTCGTCGATAGTTAAAATAGATTCGTAGACCGGGTCGACTGATTCGTTTTAAATTTAAAATGGGTCTATACGGCCCTTTCCTATTCCTTCGATGTCGTAGGGTTAAAACCAAAAACTCTTTTTTGTTTTTGTTTTCCACGAGTTTCCTTGCGTTTTCGATAAAACCCTCTCGCAAAAGGATTTTAACAACGTTTTCGGTGATGTTAGTAGATGCTATTCGAACCGTTCCCTTTCTATTCATGTCAGCATTTCGTATAGAAGTTATTATGTCAGCAATAGTGTCCTTGCCCATGATAAACTGAAAATTTTGTTGCTTCCAAATTTTGATATAATCAACATGTTCTTTTTTTTATGAAAATTATTAAAAGTATATGCGTGAGACATACTCTACTAAATTTTGATTTATCTATTTTATTTTCATACTATCACTATATCGCGGTCCCCTCTTATAATACTTCAGGTGCTAATGAAACTATTTTAGTAAAATTCAACTGTCTCAATTCCCGGGCGATCGCACCAAAAACTCGAGTTCCCTTTGGATTTCCTTCGTGATCAATGACAACTGCAGCATTGTCATCGTACCGTATTATCATACCGTTATCACGTCTGAGTTCTTTACAAGTACGTACAATTACAGCTCTGATCACTTCTGATCTTTCTAGAGGCGTATTGGGTACTGCTTCCTTGATCACAGCAACAATAACGTCACCAATATGAGCATATCTACGATTACTGGCTCCTATGATTCGAATACACATCAATTCTCGGGCACCGCTATTGTCTGCTACATTCAAATGGGTTTGAGGTTGAATCATATCGTTTTTTGAGTCCGTTTTTTTAATGTTTAATTTAAAGTAAAGCACTGAAAGGACGAAGTAAAAAAAAAAAGGGAAGACCCGCATTTTTTATACCCAAGATTTATTTCCTTTGTTTCGACATTCCTATCCCGAAATAATGAATTGAGTTCTTATAGGCATTTTGGACGCCGCTATTGAAATAGCCTTTCGAGCTATATTTTCAGCTACTCCACTCATTTCATAAAGTATTCTACCCGGTTTAACGACGGCTACCCAATATTCGGGGGATCCTTTACCGGACCCCATACGGGTTTCCGTGGGTCTTAGTGTAACGGGTTTGTCTGGAAAGATACGTACCCATATTTTTCCACCGCGCCGTACATTTCGTGTCATTGCGCGGCGCCCCGCTTCGATTTGTCTAGATGTGATCCAAGCGGGTTCAAGTGCTTGAAGAGCATATCTGCCGAAACAAATATGATTACCTCGATAAGATATCCCTTTCATTCTTCCTCTATGTTGTTTACGGAATCTTGTTCTTTTGGGGTTATAATTGATGGTTCTTTCTCAATGCCATCTCTACTACAGAACTGGACATGAGAGTTTCTTCTCATCCAGCTCCTCGCGAATGAAAGGACTAAAAACGATTTTATCAAGATATAGGGGAATTTAATGAATAATATACTGAAGCATAGGATTTTTTGAAAGTTCATCTAATTAATCTATTCTAAATTTGTATATCATGTTTAGATATAGAATTGAAACATTTATGTTCTATTTATAGATAATCTCAATGTCTTTTTTTTTTTATCGTTATAACAAATCTTTATTTTGTTTTGCCCTTTACCATATCGGATCGAGCAAAATGAATCAATCCAATAAAATCAAAAAATAAACCTTTCGCGGGCGAATATTTACTCTTTCAATATCTATTTCAGTTGTAGGGTTAGTTCATGACCTCTACGAATAAAAGAATAGTTTAGTTCCTGGGTTCGTTTCGCCATCCCACCCAATAAATCATTAAGATTCATTTCCAATAGAATCTTCTTTTTCTTTATTCACGGGTTCCGTCGTTCCCATTGCTTCTCGATTAATGGTTAGGTCTGAATTCTCCAACGGAGCCCTTAATGAAATTTTTTCTTAAGTCAATTTTCTCAGTTTTTATTGGCTCGGGGCTCTTGATTTTTTTTGTTCTATGAGCGGATTCATCTAGTTAGGGATGAATCATTATTGATGCTATATTACACTGTTTTTTATGAGATGACTTACAGACCTTACATATTGGAATCTTATATCATTGATATTTTCTTTCTCTCTTTCTCTCATCCTTCCATTTATCCGCATGCTTTTCGATTTTCTTTCACAACTTCGAACTTCACAACCTACAATCAGATTGGGTTTTTATGTTATGCAAATTTCAGTTGCTACAACGATATGACCACTATATTATATCTTGACTGGTTCTTTGGATTCAGATAATACGAAGCAATGAGTTGGTTATTAGTGCTATAGTTATTAGTTCATACTACAGGACGGTCCATTTTTTGGAATCCTAGCCCTAAAAAAAACCAACGAGTCGCACACTAAGCATAGCAATTATATAAAAAAAAAAAAATCAATCGAATTTTTATTCAACCCTATAGAATTGCGGAATTTCTCATTTTTGTTTTGATTGAAGATAAAAAGAGCTCGTTCTTTGTTTGGTTTATTTCCATTAATGGGGGGGCTCTAAAGACCCGTAAACTCTTATTTTTTTTCGTCTACAAATATCCAAATTTTGATTCCCAATACCCCGTAGATAGTTCGAACCGTATAGGAACAATAATCAATTTTAGCTCCAATGGTTTGTAGAGGAACTCTACCTTCTCTGATCCATTCGGCGCGCGCAATTTCTTTTCCGTCAAGACGCCCTGCAATTTGTACTTGAATTCCTTTTGTATCGGCCTGTTCCGTTAATTCAATAGCTTTTTTCATTGCTTTTCGAAAAGAAACTCTATTTTTTAATTGTCCGGCTATAAATTCGGCAAGAATATTGGGGTGTCCATAAGGATTTGTAATTCGTGTAATAGCAATGTTTATTTTTCGATTCACACAATTAAGTTCTTTTTGTACATTCATCTGTAATTCTTCAATTCTTCGCGGTCTATTTTCTAGTAATAATTTTGGGAACCCTATATAGATTATAACTTGAATTAGATCAATTCTTTTTTGAATCTCTATCCGTGCAATTCCCTCAACACCGGAAGATATTCTGATATTTTTTTTTATATAATTCTTAATAAAGTTTCGTATTTTTTGATCTTCTTGTAGACCCTCGCAATAGTTTTTTGGTTTTGCAAACCAAAGAGAATGATGACTTTGTGTTGTACCAAGCCGGAAACCTAGTGGATTTATTTTTTGTCCCATAATCCCCCATTCCTATATGTATCATGACATGTCATAGTTTTTTTTTTCTTTTTTTTATTTATTAATCTAGTGTTTTTTGAGCACTCGAGATCGAGATAGTCTCTATATTCATATTCAGCTAAGGATATATCTTTTAAAACAATAGTTATATGACAAGTGGGTTTTTTGATCAGATAACTCCGCCCTCGGGCTCGAGGTTTTAATCTTTTCGCAGTAGGACCCATAGCTATTCGGCTTTAATAATGAATAAACTTCCTTCGTTGAAACCCAGATTGTGAATACCATTTGCTGCTGCAGAATAAACCAATTTTAAAATGGGATAACATGCTCGATAAGGCATGAGTTCGAGTATCATAAGGGTTTCCTCGTAAGAACGTCCACGAATCTGATCAATTACCCTTCGGGCTTTGTGAGCAGACATACATATATGTTGACCTAAAGCAGATACTTCTACCTTCTTCTTTATTATCCTTATCATAAGGTTCACCTCTCACCAATGAATCTATATTCACTTTATTAACGACGGGATCTATTATCATTTTTTGCATGTCCACGGAAATTGATAGTGGGCGCAAATTCTCCCAATTTATGTCCTACCATACGATCTGTTATATAAATAGGCAAATGCTCCCTTCCATTATGGATAGCAATAGTATGGCCGACCATTGTGGGTATAATGGTAGATGCCCGGGACCAAGTTATTATTATTTCTTTTTCCGCTTTTGTATTAAGCTTATCGATTTTTCTTAATAAATGATTCGCTACAAAAGGATTTTTTTTTAGTGAACGTGTCACAGTTAATTAACTCCTATTTTTTTCTTTTTTTTTTGTAAATTGTAAAAACGAAGAAAAAAATTCGATTTTCTCTCCTATTTAGTACGGCGGCGAAGAATCAAATTATCACTATATTTATTCCTTTTTCTACTTCGTCTTCCAAGTGCAGGATAACCCCAAGGGGTTGCGGGTCTTTTTCTACCAATCGGAGCCCTTCCTTCACCACCCCCATGGGGGTGGTCTACAGGGTTCATAACTACTCCTCTTACTACAGGACGCTTCCCTAGCCAACATTTAGATCCGGCTCTACCCAAACTTTTCTGGTTCGCCCCAACATTCCCCACTTGTCCGACTGTTGCTGAGCAGTTTTTGGATATCAAACGGACCTCCCCAGAAGGTAATTTTAATGTGGCCGATTTCCCCTCTTTTGCAATCAGTTTCGCTACAGCACCCGCTGCTCTAGCTAATTGTCCACCCTTTCCAAGTGTGATTTCTATGTTATGTATGGCCGTGCCTAAGGGCATATCGGTTGAAGTAGATTCATCTTTTTGATCAATCAAAACCCCTTCCCAAACCGTACAAGCTTCTTCCAAAGCATACGGCTTTCTGGATGTAGATGATGATATCTATACAGATGGATCTTATATATATCATATAATGAAGTACCACAATATCATATAATGAAGTACCACATGAGTGGATATATAGGAATCCAAATCTGCCGAATCACTCATGTTATGATCTTCTACATCCTAGGTCTTCCCGTTCCGTCATCTGGCTTATGTTCTTCATGTAGCATTCAGACCGAATGACTCTATGAAATTACGTCGATACTTCCACATATTATGGGTAACGTAGGAGACATCTCTATTTTTCCCCGGGAAATCTTTCGAATTACTATTACCACTGCTTAGCTTTCAATTCGCCTCTGACCATCAAATCAAATGTGAATAACCCGTCCTCCTCTCTTTGAAACAAGGGGCGCTTCTGGTTCTGTCGGTGCTTGAAACAATTTAGTCTTCTCCATATTACTATATCTCTAGAGTCAATAATTTTATATGAGGAACTACTGAACTCAATCACTTGCTGCCGTTACTCTTCAGTTTTCTGTTGAGGTCTATCCTGTAGAGGTACTCAAATTGGATCAGTGATCGATTTCTAGGTTTCGTCGTAAACCTAATTGGTTACTTCCAATTACGTAAATCAATAGTTCAAACCGCACTCAAAGGTAGGGCATTTCCCATTTTTATAGGAACTTCTGTACCAGAAACAATGGTATCTCCAATTATAGCCCCTCTGGGATGTAAAATATATCTCTTCTCACCATCCCCATAGTGTATGAGACAAATGTATGCATTTCGATTAGGGTCGTATTCTATGGTTACGATTCTACCATATATGTCTTTTTCATTCCGTCGAAAATCGATTTTACGGTATAGACGCTTATGACCTCCCCCTCTATGCCCTGCGGTAATGATTCCTCTGGCATTACGACCTTTACCACAACGATGCTGTCCATAGATCAAATTATTTCGTGGATTGGATTTCACTTGACTGTCTACGGCTCCATTGCGTGTGCTCGGGGTAGAAGTTTTGTATAAATGTATCGCCATGCTATTAAGTATTTTGATTTAAGTTCTTTTCTTTCTAAGAGGTGGAATAGAATAACCCGGTTGAAGCGTAATGATCATACGTCTGTAATGCATTGTATGTGCCATAATAGGTCCCATTCTTCTACCCTTTCGGGGGAGTTGATGACTATTCATAGCAATTACCTTGA harbors:
- the rps19 gene encoding ribosomal protein S19, producing the protein MTRSLKKNPFVANHLLRKIDKLNTKAEKEIIITWSRASTIIPTMVGHTIAIHNGREHLPIYITDRMVGHKLGEFAPTINFRGHAKNDNRSRR
- the rpl36 gene encoding ribosomal protein L36 — encoded protein: MKIRASVRKICEKCRLIRRRGRIIVICSNPRHKQRQG
- the rps3 gene encoding ribosomal protein S3, whose protein sequence is MGQKINPLGFRLGTTQSHHSLWFAKPKNYCEGLQEDQKIRNFIKNYIKKNIRISSGVEGIARIEIQKRIDLIQVIIYIGFPKLLLENRPRRIEELQMNVQKELNCVNRKINIAITRITNPYGHPNILAEFIAGQLKNRVSFRKAMKKAIELTEQADTKGIQVQIAGRLDGKEIARAEWIREGRVPLQTIGAKIDYCSYTVRTIYGVLGIKIWIFVDEKK
- the rps11 gene encoding ribosomal protein S11, with amino-acid sequence MAKSPPRSGSRRPGRIGSRKSGRRIPKGVIHVQASFNNTIVTVTDVRGRVISWSSAGTCGFRGTRRGTPFAAQTAAGNAIRAVADQGMQRAEVMIKGPGLGRDAALRAIRRSGILLNFVRDVTPMPHNGCRPPKKRRV
- the rpl2 gene encoding ribosomal protein L2, with protein sequence MAIHLYKTSTPSTRNGAVDSQVKSNPRNNLIYGQHRCGKGRNARGIITAGHRGGGHKRLYRKIDFRRNEKDIYGRIVTIEYDPNRNAYICLIHYGDGEKRYILHPRGAIIGDTIVSGTEVPIKMGNALPLTDMPLGTAIHNIEITLGKGGQLARAAGAVAKLIAKEGKSATLKLPSGEVRLISKNCSATVGQVGNVGANQKSLGRAGSKCWLGKRPVVRGVVMNPVDHPHGGGEGRAPIGRKRPATPWGYPALGRRSRKRNKYSDNLILRRRTK
- the rpl16 gene encoding ribosomal protein L16, whose product is MLSNPKRTRFRKQHRGRMKGISYRGNHICFGRYALQALEPAWITSRQIEAGRRAMTRNVRRGGKIWVRIFPDKPVTLRPTETRMGSGKGSPEYWVAVVKPGRILYEMSGVAENIARKAISIAASKMPIRTQFIISG
- the rpl22 gene encoding ribosomal protein L22, whose product is MIRIIKKKVEVSALGQHICMSAHKARRVIDQIRGRSYEETLMILELMPYRACYPILKLVYSAAANGIHNLGFNEGSLFIIKAE
- the rpl23 gene encoding ribosomal protein L23 is translated as MDGIKYAVFTDKSIRLLGKNQYTSNVESGSTRTEIKHWVELFFGVKVIAMNSHQLPRKGRRMGPIMAHTMHYRRMIITLQPGYSIPPLRKKRT
- the rps8 gene encoding ribosomal protein S8, whose protein sequence is MGKDTIADIITSIRNADMNRKGTVRIASTNITENVVKILLREGFIENARKLVENKNKKEFLVLTLRHRRNRKGPYRPILNLKRISRPGLRIYFNYRRIPRILDGMGIVILSTSRGIMTDRAARLERIGGEILCYIW
- the rpl14 gene encoding ribosomal protein L14, whose product is MIQPQTHLNVADNSGARELMCIRIIGASNRRYAHIGDVIVAVIKEAVPNTPLERSEVIRAVIVRTCKELRRDNGMIIRYDDNAAVVIDHEGNPKGTRVFGAIARELRQLNFTKIVSLAPEVL